From one Caldithrix abyssi DSM 13497 genomic stretch:
- a CDS encoding DNA-processing protein DprA translates to MISNLTQAILLLTTHLKKNEENDVRPLTPTEWGRFAAWLKEQGLTPDRLLFALPAEVLKDWRDAKITVERIEALLDRGSALALAVEKWERSGLWIITRADADYPLKLKEKLGPLAPPVLFGCGNRNLINQRGVAVVGSRNVNDTDLRYSRELGAFLANCGFSVISGGARGVDEAAMAGALEIEGTAVGVLANGLLQASLSQKYREYLRQKSLALISPFNPEAGFDVGNAMQRNKYIYCLSDAAVAVHSGTKGGTWSGALENLKKKWAPLWVKRIDDPQAGNRLLVQKGARWLPEKVDEIQCEWFLNKEVQQDLFSFNAQKKERQTGEISSTKIYEGTKDKEKQIKESAENKSAIAKNIGDAEDSGKTLTLYDFFLTQLKKLCSGKARSIEEIANELELQKSQANVWIKKALADGVIKKLNKPARYYWNKDKQKSLPLD, encoded by the coding sequence ATGATTTCTAACCTGACGCAGGCTATCCTGCTTTTGACCACCCATTTAAAGAAGAATGAAGAAAACGATGTGCGGCCGTTGACCCCAACCGAGTGGGGACGATTTGCAGCCTGGCTGAAAGAACAGGGGTTAACGCCCGATCGTTTACTGTTTGCTTTGCCCGCCGAGGTTTTAAAAGACTGGCGGGACGCTAAAATAACCGTCGAACGCATTGAAGCCCTTTTAGATCGGGGCTCTGCGCTGGCGCTGGCCGTTGAAAAATGGGAACGCAGCGGTCTGTGGATCATCACGCGCGCCGATGCCGATTATCCTTTAAAATTAAAAGAAAAGCTGGGCCCTCTGGCGCCCCCGGTTCTTTTTGGCTGTGGAAATCGAAATTTGATTAACCAGCGGGGCGTGGCTGTTGTGGGTTCCAGAAATGTCAATGACACAGATCTGCGGTATAGCCGGGAGCTGGGCGCTTTTCTGGCAAACTGCGGTTTTTCTGTTATTTCTGGGGGGGCCAGAGGCGTTGACGAGGCGGCCATGGCAGGGGCTCTGGAAATAGAAGGCACGGCGGTGGGCGTGCTGGCCAATGGTTTGCTGCAGGCCAGTTTAAGTCAAAAATACCGCGAGTATTTAAGACAAAAATCGCTCGCCTTAATTTCTCCTTTTAATCCGGAAGCAGGCTTTGATGTGGGCAACGCCATGCAACGCAATAAATACATCTATTGTCTTTCAGATGCGGCGGTGGCGGTCCATTCCGGCACAAAGGGCGGCACCTGGTCAGGAGCGCTGGAGAATCTTAAAAAAAAGTGGGCGCCTCTCTGGGTAAAACGAATAGATGATCCGCAGGCGGGAAATCGCCTGCTGGTTCAGAAAGGGGCCCGATGGCTCCCTGAAAAGGTGGATGAAATCCAGTGTGAATGGTTCTTAAATAAAGAAGTCCAGCAGGATTTATTTAGCTTTAACGCGCAAAAAAAGGAGCGCCAGACGGGCGAAATATCCTCAACAAAAATTTACGAAGGAACGAAAGACAAAGAAAAACAAATCAAAGAATCAGCGGAAAATAAATCGGCGATAGCAAAAAATATCGGAGATGCTGAAGATTCAGGTAAAACGCTTACACTGTACGATTTTTTTCTGACTCAATTGAAAAAGCTGTGCAGCGGTAAAGCGCGTTCGATTGAAGAGATAGCGAATGAACTGGAGCTTCAAAAATCGCAGGCTAACGTCTGGATAAAAAAGGCGCTTGCCGACGGAGTTATTAAAAAGTTAAACAAACCGGCGCGTTATTACTGGAATAAAGACAAACAAAAATCATTGCCGCTGGATTAA
- a CDS encoding thiolase family protein: protein MKHLVIVDGVRTPFIKFNTLFKDLPAQRLGAFALQALIERNHLKGHEIDEVIVGNVAQPPEAANIARNIALFAGLDERVPAFSVQRNCASGMQAVADAWYRVQVGHGRTYLAGGVESMSQIPLLFNRPAQDWFNDLFKARRTGQKLKTLLRIRPSYFKPIIGLQLGLTDGFCGKNMGQVTEALAKEFSIDRQAQDAFALQSHQKAEQAVKKNIFQQEIVPVSAPGSNQPVKTDNGIRFGQTMEALSRLKPVFDSREGTITAGNASQITDGAAMLLLMEEAYALSCGYRPLARVKAFAFAALNPEKMGLGPVYSMRRLFEKSGITLKDIDLIEINEAFAAQVIANLQLAESKTLCEKYLGLNRPLGAIDLQKLNVNGGAIALGHPVGASGARLLLTLAREMKRRQAQLGLAALCVGGGQGAAFLLENVQA, encoded by the coding sequence ATGAAGCATCTGGTAATTGTTGACGGTGTGCGAACGCCATTCATCAAATTTAATACGCTGTTTAAAGACCTGCCCGCCCAGCGCCTGGGAGCGTTTGCCCTGCAGGCCTTGATTGAACGAAACCATTTGAAAGGGCACGAAATTGACGAGGTGATCGTCGGCAATGTAGCCCAGCCGCCCGAAGCCGCCAACATTGCGCGCAACATTGCCCTGTTTGCCGGGCTGGACGAACGAGTGCCCGCCTTTTCCGTGCAGCGCAATTGCGCCAGCGGCATGCAGGCCGTGGCCGATGCCTGGTATCGTGTGCAGGTCGGACACGGCCGCACTTACCTGGCAGGCGGCGTGGAAAGTATGTCGCAAATCCCACTTTTGTTCAATCGCCCGGCTCAGGATTGGTTCAACGATTTATTCAAAGCGCGCCGTACTGGGCAAAAATTAAAAACACTTTTGCGCATTCGGCCTTCCTACTTTAAACCGATCATCGGGTTGCAGCTGGGGCTTACGGACGGTTTTTGCGGGAAAAACATGGGGCAGGTAACCGAAGCGCTGGCAAAAGAATTTAGCATTGATCGTCAGGCGCAGGATGCCTTTGCCTTACAAAGTCACCAGAAGGCCGAGCAGGCGGTCAAAAAAAATATTTTTCAGCAGGAAATCGTTCCGGTCAGCGCGCCGGGAAGCAATCAACCGGTTAAAACGGACAACGGCATTCGTTTCGGTCAGACCATGGAGGCCCTGTCCCGCTTGAAACCGGTTTTTGATTCCAGAGAGGGAACCATCACGGCGGGCAACGCCAGCCAGATTACCGACGGGGCGGCCATGCTTTTGTTGATGGAAGAAGCCTACGCCCTCTCTTGCGGCTACCGGCCGTTGGCGCGTGTTAAAGCCTTTGCCTTTGCGGCGCTAAATCCGGAAAAGATGGGGCTGGGACCGGTTTACAGCATGCGGCGCCTTTTTGAAAAAAGCGGAATTACGCTTAAGGATATCGACCTGATAGAAATAAACGAAGCCTTTGCCGCCCAGGTCATCGCCAATCTGCAACTGGCCGAATCAAAAACGCTGTGTGAAAAATACCTGGGCTTAAACCGCCCGCTGGGAGCGATCGATCTCCAAAAATTGAACGTGAACGGCGGGGCCATTGCCCTGGGCCATCCGGTGGGCGCTTCCGGCGCTCGATTGCTGCTCACTCTGGCCAGGGAAATGAAACGCCGCCAGGCACAGCTTGGTCTGGCCGCTTTGTGCGTGGGCGGCGGTCAGGGAGCGGCCTTTTTGCTGGAAAATGTTCAGGCGTAG